In Acetonema longum DSM 6540, one DNA window encodes the following:
- a CDS encoding GTP-binding protein → MNLTIFSGPPSSGKTSVILKTIAAVQQRGLQVGVVKFDCLYTDDDAAYDKAGIPVKKGLSGALCPDHFFASNIEEVVRWGNQLGLDLLITESAGLCNRCSPYLKEIKGVCVIDNLSGINTPKKIGPMLKAADLVVITKGDIVSQAEREVFASRVSSVNPQAVVMHVNGLTGQGAYELGTLLYDAEQSVASVQGMQLRFPMPAAMCSYCLGETRIGEAFQMGNTKKMKLEDEGR, encoded by the coding sequence ATGAACCTGACGATTTTTTCCGGCCCGCCGTCCTCCGGCAAGACCTCGGTCATCCTGAAAACCATTGCCGCGGTGCAGCAGCGCGGCCTGCAGGTCGGCGTCGTCAAATTCGACTGCCTGTATACCGACGACGACGCGGCCTATGACAAAGCCGGCATCCCCGTAAAGAAAGGACTGTCCGGGGCGCTCTGCCCCGACCACTTTTTCGCCTCCAACATCGAGGAAGTCGTGCGCTGGGGCAACCAACTGGGACTTGACCTGCTGATCACCGAATCAGCCGGTCTGTGCAACCGCTGCTCGCCCTACCTGAAAGAGATCAAAGGCGTTTGCGTGATTGACAATCTATCCGGCATCAACACCCCGAAAAAGATTGGCCCAATGCTGAAAGCCGCCGATCTGGTGGTCATCACCAAAGGCGATATTGTTTCCCAGGCCGAGCGGGAAGTGTTTGCCTCGCGGGTAAGCTCGGTCAACCCCCAGGCGGTGGTCATGCACGTCAACGGCCTGACCGGCCAGGGCGCGTATGAACTCGGCACGCTGCTGTATGACGCGGAACAGAGCGTCGCTTCCGTGCAGGGCATGCAGCTGCGCTTCCCCATGCCCGCCGCCATGTGCTCCTATTGTCTGGGAGAAACCCGCATCGGCGAAGCCTTTCAAATGGGCAACACCAAGAAAATGAAACTGGAGGATGAAGGACGATGA